One genomic window of Magnolia sinica isolate HGM2019 chromosome 3, MsV1, whole genome shotgun sequence includes the following:
- the LOC131241370 gene encoding putative invertase inhibitor produces the protein MKLKLILLLLLFFLFVYCNTSTYKSTIDYEFCIHILDSDPRTANADLVGLANISLDLALRNATDTHGYISHLLENATEPSMKKWLNICLEKYDHALAGISDAFMSLASKVYENFDLKAQFVDAQA, from the exons ATGAAGCTAAAGCTTATTCTTCTtctcttacttttttttttatttgttt ACTGCAATACCTCC ACCTATAAGTCAACCATTGATTACGAATTCTGTATCCACATCCTCGATTCTGATCCTCGAACTGCAAACGCAGATCTTGTTGGACTTGCTAACATCTCTCTCGATCTAGCATTGCGCAATGCCACGGACACACATGGATACATTTCTCACTTGTTGGAAAATGCCACCGAGCCTTCTATGAAGAAATGGCTTAACATTTGCCTTGAAAAATACGACCATGCGCTTGCTGGGATCTCAGATGCATTCATGTCCTTGGCTTCTAAGGTTTATGAGAATTTCGATTTAAAAGCCCAGTTTGTCGATGCTCAAGCTTGA
- the LOC131241372 gene encoding exopolygalacturonase-like — protein sequence MACAIFLLIFLMVEMFLVKVGPTVTSVNGIFNVVEYGAVGDGKRENSNAFLAAWEAVCSYAGRSSFMVPKGEFLLGPITFNGPCHQKSSHEVIINGILKALPDLAAFADDSWIKFEDLHGLTVRGGGVVDGQGADAWNLTTCPKKRKCQLLPTKDDMSLEVVVSLPLPVGDPFTFD from the exons ATGGCTTGTGCTATTTTTTTGTTGATTTTCTTGATGGTGGAGATGTTCCTtgtaaaagtgggtcccacagtgacaTCTGTCAATGGAATTTTTAACGTTGTTGAATATGGAGCTGTGGGTGATGGAAAAAGAGAGAACAGCAAT GCTTTCTTAGCTGCATGGGAAGCTGTGTGTTCCTATGCTGGCAGATCGAGCTTTATGGTGCCTAAAGGAGAGTTCTTATTGGGCCCTATCACTTTTAATGGACCATGCCATCAGAAATCATCTCATGAAGTCATCATAAATGGGATACTAAAAGCACTTCCGGACCTCGCTGCATTTGCTGATGACAGTTGGATAAAATTTGAAGACTTACATGGGTTGACAGTGAGGGGAGGGGGAGTTGTTGATGGTCAGGGAGCCGATGCTTGGAACTTGACAACCTGCCCCAAGAAGAGAAAATGCCAGCTTCTCCCAACT AAAGATGATATGTCATTAGAAGTTGTGGTGTCATTGCCTTTGCCTGTAGGTGATCCGTTTACATTTGATTAA
- the LOC131241395 gene encoding polygalacturonase-like produces the protein MHMNQGRNETNDFYLFFNGIVQSMKFIDITNAAIHDIHLLNSKSFHISLFWSQEVQVYNLTITAPGDSPNTDGIHVSSSMNINITSSTIGVGDDCVSIGEGNNGIFISNIFCGPGHGISIGSLGKHTKEKSVTGVHVMNCTLSRTMNGLRIKTWPGSSILEASNFTFEDVILDRVSNPIIINQKYCPSHDCEDKPSHVQISHIIYKNITGTSSNNLAVHLECSAAVPCQDIQLNDIDLVNVDPTAEVLSCCFNVNQLITIGVQNPPRCKVNTRCTN, from the exons ATGCATATGAATCAAGGAAGAAATGAAacaaatgatttttatttattttttaatggcatTGTGCAGTCTATGAAGTTCATTGACATCACCAATGCTGCAATCCACGACATTCATCTATTGAACAGCAAGTCCTTTCACATCAGCTTATTTTGGTCACAGGAGGTTCAAGTCTACAACCTCACTATTACAGCCCCGGGAGACAGCCCTAATACCGATGGAATCCATGTCAGTTCATCCATGAACATCAACATCACAAGTTCAACCATAGGCGTCGGTGATGATTGTGTATCGATTGGAGAAGGCAACAATGGGATTTTCATCTCTAACATATTCTGCGGTCCGGGCCATGGGATCAG CATTGGTAGCCTTGGCAAGCACACTAAAGAGAAGTCCGTAACCGGTGTACACGTGATGAACTGTACTCTCAGCAGGACCATGAACGGCCTAAGGATTAAAACATGGCCCGGATCATCCATACTTGAAGCTTCAAATTTCACATTTGAAGATGTCATTCTGGACAGAGTTTCTAACCCAATAATCATCAATCAGAAATACTGTCCATCCCATGATTGCGAAGATAAG CCGTCACACGTGCAGATCAGCCACATAATTTACAAAAACATCACTGGCACTTCTTCTAATAATCTTGCAGTCCATCTTGAGTGCAGTGCGGCTGTTCCATGCCAAGACATACAACTTAATGATATCGACTTGGTGAATGTTGATCCCACTGCCGAGGTCTTATCCTGTTGCTTCAACGTCAATCAACTGATAACTATAGGTGTACAGAATCCACCACGTTGTAAAGTCAATACAAGGTGTACTAATTAG
- the LOC131241373 gene encoding putative invertase inhibitor has product MGRLFSFPILLVSVTVFLQFSNSMSSSLIHKTCKSTIDYKFCIHTLDSDPRTANADLVRLANISLDLTSHNATDTHGYISHLLENATEPAMKKWLNLCFENYDYALAGISDAIMSLASQVYENLDLSVQFVGAQARICEDSFGEKGHKSPLSLRNDDLNRLSDIVSTIASILNPDH; this is encoded by the coding sequence atggGCCGTCTTTTCTCGTTCCCAATTCTACTAGTATCAGTCACCGTTTTCCTTCAATTTTCGAATTCCATGAGCTCTTCATTAATTCACAAGACATGTAAGTCAACGATTGACTACAAATTCTGTATCCACACCCTAGATTCTGATCCTCGAACTGCAAACGCAGATCTTGTTCGTCTTGCTAACATCTCTCTCGATCTAACGTCACATAATGCTACGGACACACATGGATACATCTCTCACTTGCTGGAAAATGCCACCGAGCCTGCAATGAAGAAATGGCTTAACCTTTGCTTTGAAAACTACGACTACGCGCTTGCTGGGATCTCAGATGCAATCATGTCTTTGGCTTCTCAGGTTTATGAGAATCTCGATTTAAGTGTTCAGTTTGTCGGTGCTCAAGCTCGAATATGCGAAGATTCGTTTGGAGAGAAGGGTCATAAATCGCCATTGAGTCTCAGAAATGACGACCTGAATCGTCTCTCTGACATCGTTTCAACTATTGCATCTATCCTTAACCCGGATCATTGA
- the LOC131241374 gene encoding exopolygalacturonase-like: protein MNILKNQLSGTFKMKDLGAAKRVLGIDIHKDRKMSKLWLSHTKYPENVLIKYELDQAKPAFLAAWKSACSYDGKSHFLVPNGVFLLGPVTFSGSCYKKASPNVQIKGIVKALPNLVAFTDENWIKFTNLHRFTVSGGGILDGQGADAWKQTTCPEEKKCQFPPTSTKFTNITNAVIHDIHLLNSKSFHISIFRSQGIQLHNLNITAPGDSPNTDGIHISSSTNINITTSTIGVGDDCVSIGEGSNDIFVSGIFCGPGHGISIGSLGKRPEEKSVIGVHVTNCTLTGTTNGVRIKTWPESPMLEVSDITFKDIIMDRVSKPIVINQNYCPVQPCTKKPSRVKISHVTYKNITGTSSKEYAVELNCSSAVPCQDMQFTDINLGPMDPTIKASGLIHSSLQCLDTISVIRFFLISLLQILLVNQSLSNLFIKHKSMCCTN, encoded by the exons ATGAATATACTGAAGaatcagttatcagggacattcaagatgaaagatctgggggctgcaaaaagGGTTCTTGGCATAGACATTCATAAAGACAGAAAAATgagcaagctttggttatcacaTACAAAATACCCTGAAAATGTGCTGATCAAGTATGAgttggaccaggcaaagcca GCTTTCTTAGCGGCGTGGAAATCTGCATGTTCCTATGATGGCAAATCGCACTTTCTGGTGCCCAATGGAGTATTTTTACTGGGCCCTGTCACATTTTCTGGGTCATGCTATAAAAAAGCATCTCCTAATGTCCAAATAAAGGGGATAGTCAAAGCTCTCCCAAACCTTGTTGcatttactgatgaaaattggataaagTTTACAAACTTGCACAGGTTCACGGTGAGCGGTGGAGGAATTCTCGATGGCCAAGGAGCTGATGCTTGGAAACAAACAACCTGCCCGGAGGAAAAAAAATGCCAATTTCCCCCAACT TCTACAAAGTTCACGAATATCACCAACGCTGTAATCCATGATATTCATCTCTTAAACAGCAAGTCTTTCCACATCAGCATATTTAGGTCCCAAGGAATTCAACTCCATAACCTCAATATCACGGCTCCAGGGGACAGCCCTAATACAGATGGAATACATATCAGTTCATCTACAAACATCAATATCACAACTTCAACCATAGGCGTAGGTGATGACTGTGTATCAATTGGAGAAGGCAGCAATGATATCTTCGTCTCTGGCATATTCTGTGGCCCAGGCCATGGAATCAG CATTGGTAGTCTTGGTAAACGTCCAGAAGAAAAGTCTGTAATTGGGGTGCACGTGACAAACTGCACTCTCACCGGTACCACAAATGGCGTAAGGATTAAAACATGGCCTGAATCACCGATGCTTGAAGTTTCTGATATCACATTCAAAGATATCATCATGGACAGAGTTTCTAAGCCAATCGTCATCAACCAAAACTACTGTCCAGTCCAGCCTTGCACAAAGAAG CCCTCACGAGTTAAGATCAGCCATGTTACATACAAAAACATCACCGGCACTTCTTCAAAGGAGTATGCAGTCGAGCTTAACTGCAGTTCGGCTGTTCCATGCCAGGATATGCAATTTACTGATATCAACTTAGGGCCTATGGACCCTACCATTAAG GCCTCTGggctcattcattcatcattgcaGTGCTTGGACACAATATCTGTAATTAGGTTTTTTCTAATCTCTCTCCTTCAGATCCTTCTCGTTAATCAATCTctttccaatctgttcattaaaCACAAATCAATGTGCTGCACAAACTAG